From one Xiphias gladius isolate SHS-SW01 ecotype Sanya breed wild chromosome 12, ASM1685928v1, whole genome shotgun sequence genomic stretch:
- the si:dkeyp-74b6.2 gene encoding cerebellin-1, protein MPCPSFPSSPHRTPRSVFFIGLFLVVHWGPSQVSCQNDTEPIVLEGKCLVVCDSTPSAEPSGNALGMSVRSGTGRVAFSAIRNTNHEPSEMSNRTMTIYFDQILVNVGGHFDPARSIFVAPRKGVYSFSFHVVKVYNRQTIQVSLVLNGWPVISAFAGDQDVTREAATNSGLVMMERGDKAYLKLERGNLMGGWKYSTFSGFLVFPL, encoded by the exons ATGCCCTGTCCGTCTTTTCCCTCTTCGCCACACCGTACTCCCCgctctgtctttttcattgGACTGTTCCTTGTCGTCCATTGGGGGCCCTCACAGGTCAGTTGCCAGAATGACACAGAGCCAATCGTGTTGGAGGGGAAGTGTCTGGTGGTGTGCGACTCCACCCCCTCTGCGGAGCCATCGGGTAACGCTCTGGGCATGTCGGTGAGGTCAGGTACTGGACGGGTGGCATTTTCAGCCATCCGTAACACCAACCATGAACCCTCGGAGATGAGCAACCGCACCATGACCATCTACTTTGACCAG atcTTAGTAAACGTAGGCGGGCATTTTGATCCAGCGAGGAGTATCTTTGTGGCCCCCAGAAAAGGAGTCTACAGTTTCAGCTTCCATGTGGTCAAAGTTTACAACCGGCAGACAATACAG GTGAGTTTGGTCCTCAATGGCTGGCCTGTAATCTCGGCCTTCGCAGGTGACCAGGACGTGACCAGGGAAGCTGCCACCAACTCTGGGCTAGTGATGATGGAGAGAGGGGACAAGGCTTACCTCAAACTGGAGAGAGGGAACCTGATGGGAGGGTGGAAGTACTCCACTTTCTCTGGGTTTTTGGTGTTCCCCTTGTAG
- the ripk3 gene encoding receptor-interacting serine/threonine-protein kinase 3, with translation MALSSSPTPVLIGDSSLGVWEVIGSGGFGQIYKARHQQWCCDVAIKLLHYDDGSSSSLLREVNMMRLGSCPYVIQVLGVFKGRLPNSGPSAQLGLVMEFMERGSLATLQDTLRGTPPWPLVFRLAHQVALGINFLHSLSPALLHLDLKPSNVLLDSYLNAKLTDFGLAKFYHSVTRVSKKDSEEEGGTISYMPPEAFDVSYSPTRASDIYSYGILLWSIVTGKQPYANAMSSIVRFRIPQGDRPSLEEIRCQAAGRAGLTGLMELMKKCWEARPNQRPSSFDCTTVTEELYKMHKHSVHDAVHQVLKKLEQKEEDRIAEQVQRVHITQVSVQTKAVNICHNVQTGRPPVQEMAGGWTANQRDKAATVKDLPTHANMWHVDHACSPTHHGKVNVSSVYPIGSSPPPPSAGRSAQGRAAENPQMDSRENLFPPYHRQSSSPGSFPCSQPVARKVCIHLSNVTGFQSGTNNIMHIYAPDPTERKRHPTAPSCVNLPPPHAGSWKDKTGGVG, from the exons ATGGCACTGTCCAGCAGTCCAACTCCAGTGTTGATTGGAGACTCCAGCCTTGGAGTCTGGGAGGTGATTGGCTCCGGGGGGTTCGGACAAATCTACAAAGCCAGGCATCAGCAATGGTGCTGCGATGTGGCCATTAAGCTGCTTCATTATGACGATGG GAGCAGTTCCTCTTTGCTGCGCGAAGTCAACATGATGCGTCTAGGCAGCTGCCCATATGTTATTCAGGTCCTCGGGGTCTTCAAGGGTCGACTGCCAAACTCTGGACCTTCGGCACAGCTCGGTCTGGTCATGGAGTTCATGGAGAGAGGATCGCTGGCCACTCTACAG GACACCTTACGTGGAACTCCACCATGGCCACTGGTCTTCAGACTGGCTCACCAGGTGGCTCTGGGAATAAACTTCCTCCACAGCCTCTCCCCTGCCCTGCTCCACCTGGACCTGAAGCCCAGCAACGTGCTACTGGACTCCTATCTCAATGCCAAG CTTACCGATTTCGGCCTTGCCAAGTTTTATCACAGCGTCACCCGAGTTTCCAAGAAGGACAGcgaagaggaaggagggacgATCAGCTACATGCCACCAGAGGCTTTTGACGTATCGTACAGCCCTACACGAGCCTCTGATATCTACAG CTACGGTATACTCCTGTGGTCCATTGTCACAGGGAAACAACCATATGCAA ATGCAATGTCCAGCATAGTGCGGTTCCGCATCCCCCAGGGAGATCGTCCGTCGCTAGAAGAGATCAGGTGCCAGGCTGCTGGGCGCGCAGGGTTGACGGGACTGATGGAGCTCATGAAGAAATGCTGGGAGGCAAGACCCAACCAAAGGCCCTCCTCCTTTG ACTGTACAACTGTTACAGAGGAACTGTATAAGATGCACAAACATTCCGTTCATGATGCCGTCCATCAAGTGCTGAAGAAACTG GAGCAAAAGGAAGAAGACAGAATAGCAGAACAGGTTCAGCGGGTTCATATTACTCAGGTTTCAG TGCAAACCAAAGCTGTGAACATTTGTCATAATGTGCAAACAGGACGCCCACCAGTTCAG GAAATGGCTGGCGGTTGGACTGCAAATCAAAGAGACAAAGCAGCGACAGTCAAAG ACCTGCctacacatgcaaacatgtgGCACGTTGACCACGCCTGCTCACCAACACACCACGGTAAAGTGAACGTGTCCTCTGTTTATCCCATCGGTTCGTCACCACCGCCTCCTTCGGCCGGGAGGTCAGCTCaaggcagagcagcagagaatcCCCAGATGGATTCTAGGGAAAACCTCTTTCCACCCTACCac CGTCAGTCCTCCAGCCCTGGCAGCTTCCCCTGCAGTCAGCCCGTCGCACGAAAGGTCTGCATCCACCTGAGCAATGTCACCGGATTTCAGAGCGGCACCAACAACATCATGCACATCTACGCCCCCGACCCCACAGAGAGGAAACGGCACCCGACAGCGCCATCGTGTGTCAACCTCCCGCCGCCGCACGCAGGAAGCTGGAAGGACAAGACAGGAGGAGTGGGCTGA
- the LOC120797726 gene encoding E3 ubiquitin-protein ligase TRIM21-like, with protein sequence MRMIRTLNTSTTMDSVLTEDQFRCCICLDIYTDPVSIPCGHNFCLDCIEGFWCTKDKSECPLCKEIFRNRPDLRINRGFADIVEFFKRSLLPTPTQEKDVDTVVSPGTAKVPCNICQGNKSTSVKSCLVCQVSYCDIHLTPHLRDPALQSHRLTDPATFTCSNLCRNHDKPLTMFCKKDNVPVCAKCKERDHKHHEVVPIERTSKRIKSRLRATKAYIQQMVQARLKNMEDIKNSVDLSKKITEREIQSSSEVCAMLITAIQKHQAELVEELKEGQEEAERAAEELLDELEQEISELQTRSSELQQLELTQNPLHLLESYPSLSVLPSTREWSEVAVYSDNCMGTVRRAVSKLVEVCQEAAKKLSAEEADKMNQYAVDVTLDPETASGWLLLSRDGKKVSLSCQKAQLPDTPQRFNSCVCVLGKESLRYGRRYWVVQVGDKTDWDLGVARESINRKGAITVRPDSGYWAICRRKGGNLSACAGPSVPLHLQDTPQRVGIYLDYEEGSVSFYNADAKTHIYTYSGCTFTEPLYPYFNPCVQDNKKNTAPLVICPVEASVREEQDITIESYT encoded by the exons ATGAGGATGATCAGGACACTCAACACATCAAC AACCATGGACTCTGTACTAACGGAAGACCAGTTCCGGTGCTGCATCTGTCTGGACATCTACACCGACCCCGTCTCCATCCCGTGTGGACACAACTTCTGCCTGGACTGCATCGAAGGCTTCTGGTGTACGAAGGACAAGTCGGAGTGTCCGCTGTGCAAAGAGATATTCAGAAATCGCCCAGACCTCAGGATCAACCGAGGATTTGCCGACATCGTTGAATTCtttaaaag GTCTCTGTTACCCACACCAACGCAAGAAAAGGATGTCGACACTGTGGTTTCACCGGGAA CTGCCAAAGTTCCCTGCAACATCTGCCAGGGAAACAAGTCGACATCGGTCAAGTCGTGCCTCGTCTGCCAGGTTTCTTACTGTGACATTCACCTCACACCTCACCTGAGGGATCCAGCCCTGCAGAGCCACCGGCTGACGGATCCGGCCACCTTCACCTGCAGTAACCTCTGCCGAAACCACGACAAGCCACTGACGATGTTCTGCAAGAAAGAcaatgtgcctgtgtgtgcgaAATGCAAAGAGAGGGACCATAAGCACCACGAGGTTGTCCCCATTGAGAGGACAAGCAAGAGGATCAAG AGTCGTTTGAGGGCGACAAAGGCCTACATTCAACAGATGGTCCAGGCCAGGCTGAAAAATATGGAGGATATCAAAAATTCAGTGGACCTGAGTAAA aaaatcacagagagagagattcagagCAGTTCTGAAGTCTGCGCCATGCTGATAACGGCAATCCAGAAACACCAGGCTGAGCTGGTGGAAGAGCTCAAGGAGGGGCAGGAAGAAGCTGAGAGGGCGGCTGAGGAGCTGCTCGACGAGCTGGAGCAGGAAATCAGTGAGCTGCAGACGAGGAGCAGCGAGCTGCAGCAACTTGAGCTCACTCAGAACCCTCTTCACCTCCTGGAG AGTTACCCGTCTCTCAGTGTACTCCCATCCACTAGAGAGTGGTCTGAGGTCGCAGTCTACTCCGATAATTGCATGGGGACGGTGAGGAGAGCTGTCTCTAAGCTGGTGGAAGTTTGTCAGGAAGCTGCCAAGAAACTGTCTGCAGAAG AGGCAGACAAAATGAATCAATATGCAG tggATGTGACTCTGGATCCTGAGACTGCTTCAGGCTGGCTGCTCCTGTCTCGTGATGGAAAGAAG GTGAGCCTCAGCTGCCAGAAGGCCCAACTCCCAGACACCCCTCAGCGGTTTAACTCCTGCGTCTGTGTTTTGGGGAAAGAAAGCTTGAGATATGGAAGACGCTACTGGGTAGTTCAG GTTGGAGATAAAACAGACTGGGACCTTGGCGTGGCCAGGGAGTCCATTAACAGAAAGGGGGCCATCACCGTGCGCCCCGACAGCGGTTACTGGGCGATCTGCAGGCGTAAAGGAGGCAATCTGAGCGCCTGCGCTGGCCCCTCTgtccccctccacctccaggACACCCCTCAGAGAGTGGGCATATACCTGGACTACGAGGAAGGATCGGTGTCCTTCTACAACGCAGACGCAAAGACTCACATTTATACCTACAGCGGGTGCACCTTTACTGAGCCTCTCTACCCGTACTTTAACCCCTGCGTTCaagacaacaagaaaaacactgcgCCGCTGGTTATATGTCCTGTGGAGGCAAGTGTCAGGGAAGAACAGGACATAACCATTGAGTCATATACATAA